Proteins from a genomic interval of Neodiprion lecontei isolate iyNeoLeco1 chromosome 2, iyNeoLeco1.1, whole genome shotgun sequence:
- the LOC107226190 gene encoding patronin isoform X12: MTKPSLANCDSVLCMCCVSSVSCVNWMWNAISRLFTPANNKSLSFEEDTLSVKSDSKSECAASASASASVPVADISVDVFDTMDRNIGEDRRKGSGGISGEQRHATGDSEHASDTSETRLAKQRASVKWLLSKAYNNNVPDNLREPYYRDHEDQEHLKPQIVHSLSNAELYCLALANIYSDPNYHNQNHLGILQALARKGVFVSEPNNTQLTETILIQNSPLKMSAHMAVIEGLMVLYAKEVVTGDCVVATIRRFNPQSNLEVPTDHERGLLLWISEATRALVAKIKLEEGAGDRSRLPDLPSATDFQSLCDGVGLAAVVAFYCPEELNWKDIRISKRLSVADALHNLLLVQTFCARCLPYSIFHMQNEDVTYMRGSMKQNLIVFLADLYNVLEIHPVKSVRYPGDERDSQYSNVCPRNSHGVAHKRSLPQSIAPIPDLRSNLSVSAPGFTVMKTPSSSSVKKSQSLQQAMENQSHEDRRAGSEDSFVVHRGKGVPTLSSVTDEKLAARAEAAGRPSNWEDQRRSSYAGRRSRRNSVTDDSQLTIENFGGSQDNLHNFGRNPDKEVGGHVGRHNVAEPTLPARSSVQDVYGSGVQLILSDNGYSADEPPRLKRQASNSSLNNVTLKNILHSNENDSNVDSNSSKLASFAQLGRQSSDKVINFTYSNQEKDDNLLKKAGIVAKKQVQNNGSTSGEKKTTFAALPNTTTWQQQSNQHMQQAETNTTDENGGNTVMASQLNNIRMKLEEKRRHIENEKRKMEVVMSKQRQKVGKAAFLQAVTKGKVKSPSSSTSGGESPVESVPPSSITSGNVGFIPASSTETHLVSNHPPQDKPQRPFSLKEISEDVRDVEHKWLEQDGSAPFIETRRTPDIENMDIDQYHESISQMNSSLSEIQADIQRLANQQNQIQQQHLMSQHQQQMQQQLQQLKSLSQQHMQNYAIPPMNSIPTRIQDPQQSQFYLHDHAQSQRRTWGQPLPPESLANEMAAAGYQQPVELRYSPQPAAYQQDSRLYQDTRTWAAPPSQPKGFVLHEIAPDQRYLNGGDHSLCNNQMNRSGSTYPTPATLFNTMPPSSASPQHRNAVHRISQLMGESPEQKRPTVHHIPITCESPTEKRQAPVLHTPVPAPSVDDMEPQNISFIGNDDDLSHGIRGLNITSGSRTYRKPSPTRPSISRNSFQPHSSLRESASPPCATPEVSAFDTTDPGEKGFYISFDNDAPKKPKPALGQKRTSPKKERTVSSYIEQEDFTVRPESPPASAAERQRQLEAQRDLERERIKQAEEREQQRQEIRDRDMQREMERERQRDRQKDNTSVSRQGSGIGLVIGTQLANPDPNSLDEMEKKKERIMLLSLQRRQQQEELKEKKEAEAQTRKEQEKLKMEERARKKEEERQKRAAILEQYKLKKAIEEAEKEGKIIDKELLNAIKPTKLRNKTTPSRPRPKTIHVDAGADLDSGTLTPSRGKKGSSSNLSTVSSVDSPDDGRGSSPCRSVNQLGRRGSYKTSRDTDSGLGRATPPRRAPSPGMGSMRHLPSPSGPGSLPPGLMTKRRMFDDGSSDISSTPSSMMDYNGPRLYKQPTTKSNRGIMLNAVEYCVFPGTVNKEAKRRVLDEISRSESKHFLILFRDAGCQFRALYSYCPDKEEVSKLYGTGPKQVNDRMFDKFFKYNSGGKCFSQVHTKHLTVTIDAFTIHNSLWQGKKVNLPNKKDMALVI; this comes from the exons GCCAAACAGCGTGCCTCCGTGAAGTGGCTGCTTTCCAAGGCTTACAACAACAACGTGCCGGACAATCTACGAGAGCCGTACTATCGTGATCACGAG GATCAGGAACATTTGAAGCCACAGATAGTCCACTCGCTTTCCAATGCAGAGCTCTACTGTTTGGCGTTGGCCAATATCTACTCGGATCCAAATTACCACAATCAAAACCACCTCGGAATTCTTCAAGCCCTTGCAAGAAAAGGTGTCTTTGTTTCCGAACCGAACAACACTCAGCTGACCGAAACTATCCTTATACAAAATTCACCACTTAAAATG tcggCGCATATGGCTGTGATAGAAGGTTTGATGGTGCTTTATGCAAAGGAAGTAGTTACGGGAGACTGTGTCGTAGCTACAATTAGACGATTTAACCCACAAAGTAACCTGGAAGTGCCGACTGACCATGAGCGAGGACTTCTTCTGTGGATCAGCGAAGCCACTCGGGCTCTAGTTGCCAAGATAAAACTGGAAGAAGGTGCTGGGGATAGATCCCGACTGCCCGACTTACCCTCTGCCACTGATTTCCAGTCTCTGTGCGATGGTGTTGGCCTTGCTGCTGTAGTCGCATTTTACTGCCCAGAAGAGTTGAATTGGAAAGATATTCGGATATCTAAAAGGTTATCCGTCGCTGATGCTCTACACAATTTATTGCTGGTCCAAACGTTTTGTGCCAGATGCTTACCGTACTCTATTTTTCATATGCAAAATGAAGATGTCACCTACATGCGAGG ATctatgaaacaaaatttgattgtTTTCCTGGCCGACCTGTACAATGTGTTAGAAATTCATCCAGTCAAATCAGTTCGTTATCCAGGCGATGAAAGGGATTCGCAATATTCGAACG TTTGCCCACGCAATAGCCACGGTGTAGCTCATAAGCGCAGCCTGCCTCAGTCTATAGCTCCGATACCTGACCTACGAAGCAACCTCTCCGTATCCGCTCCAGGCTTCACAG TAATGAAAACACCGTCCTCAAGTTCtgttaaaaaatcacaatcGTTACAACAGGCGATGGAAAATCAGTCGCACGAAGACAG GAGAGCAGGAAGCGAAGATAGTTTCGTCGTCCATAGAGGCAAAGGAGTGCCTACTCTGAGCTCCGTAACTGATGAAAAGCTCGCTGCTCGAGCAGAAGCTGCTGGTCGGCCAAGTAATTGGGAAGACCAGAGACGTAGTTCTTATGCAGGCAGGCGTTCGAGGAGAAATAGCGTTACTGATGACTCTCAACTTACAATTGAGAACTTCGGAGGATCTCAG GATAATTTGCACAATTTTGGACGAAATCCTGACAAGGAAGTTGGAGGGCACGTAGGACGCCATAACGTTGCTGAGCCAACTCTTCCTGCCCGATCGAGTGTTCAAGATGTTTATGGCAGTGGTGTGCAACTGATTCTATCAGACAATGGTTATAGTGCAGACGAGCCACCCAGGCTCAAGCGACAAGCATCTAATTCGAGTCTAAACAATGTTACACTAAAAAATATCCTACATTCCAATGAAAATGATAGTAATGTGGACAGTAACAGTTCGAAATTAGCCAGCTTTGCTCAGCTCGGTAGACAGAGCTCTGACAAGGTTATCAATTTCACTTATTCCAATCAAGAGAAAGACGACAACCTTTTGAAAAAAGCTGGCATAGTAGCAAAAAAACAAGTTCAAAATAATGGCAGCACATCGGGCGAAAAAAAGACAACATTCGCCGCACTCCCAAATACGACTACGTGGCAACAACAGAGCAACCAGCACATGCAACAAGCCGAGACTAATACTACtg ATGAAAATGGAGGTAATACAGTCATGGCATCACAGTTGAATAACATCAGGatgaaacttgaagaaaaacgacGTCACATAGAAAACGAAAAGCGAAAAATGGAGGTTGTCATGTCTAAGCAGCGGCAAAAAGTTGGCAAAGCTGCATTTTTGCAAGCAGTTACCAAG GGTAAGGTAAAATCCCCTTCATCGTCAACATCAGGGGGTGAAAGCCCTGTGGAATCTGTACCCCCCAGCTCCATTACTTCTGGAAATGTAGGGTTCATCCCTGCAAGTAGTACAGAGACACATCTCGTATCCAACCATCCCCCTCAAGATAAACCACAACGGCCCTTTTCGCTCAAG GAAATCAGTGAAGATGTGCGAGATGTGGAACATAAATGGCTTGAGCAGGATGGCAGTGCACCTTTTATCGAAACACGACGCACACCAGACATTGAGAATATGGACATAGATCAGTACCATGAGTCTATATCACA aATGAATAGCAGTCTTAGCGAAATTCAAGCAGATATACAGCGGCTAGCCAATcaacaaaatcaaattcaacAACAACATTTAATGAGCCAACATCAGCAGCAGATGCAGCAACAACTACAGCAATTAAAGAGTTTAAGCCAGCAACATATGCAG AATTATGCCATACCACCAATGAATTCAATACCAACGAGAATTCAGGACCCTCAACAGTCACAGTTCTACTTACATGATCATGCGCAATCTCAGCGACGAACATGGGGTCAACCGTTACCACCTGAAAGCTTAGCGAACGAAATGGCTGCGGCAGGTTATCAGCAGCCAGTTGAACTTCGATATAGTCCACAGCCTGCAG CTTACCAGCAGGACTCACGACTGTATCAAGATACGAGGACATGGGCTGCGCCTCCTTCTCAGCCAAAAGGATTCGTACTACATGAAATAGCACCGGATCAGAGATATCTCAATGGTGGCGATCATAGTCTTTGTAACAACCAAATGAATCGTTCAGGTTCTACTTACCCTACACCTGCCACACTGTTCAATACAATGCCACCATCATCTGCCAGTCCTCAACATCGAAATGCG GTGCACAGAATTAGTCAGCTAATGGGTGAAAGCCCAGAACAAAAAAGACCTACGGTCCACCATATACCCATAACATGCGAAAGTCCCACGGAGAAACGCCAAGCACCTGTACTGCACACTCCTGTCCCTGCGCCATCAGTTGATGATATGGAGCCTcaaaatatttcgtttattG GAAACGATGACGATCTCTCACACGGAATTCGTGGCTTGAATATCACATCAGGCAGTAGAACGTACAGAAAACCCTCACCCACGAGACCTTCGATATCTAGAAACTCTTTTCAACCGCATTCGTCGCTACGAGAATCAGCGTCTCCGCCATGTGCAACGCCCGAAGTGTCAGCATTTGATACCACAGATCCTGGAGAGAAGGGATTCTACATATCATTCGATAACGACGCACCCAAAAAGCCTAAGCCAGCACTTGGGCAAAAAAGAACGTCTCCGAAGAAG GAAAGGACCGTTTCTTCCTATATCGAGCAAGAAGATTTTACCGTTAGACCTGAATCTCCACCAGCCAGTGCTGCAGAAAGGCAGCGGCAGCTTGAGGCTCAAAGAGATTTGGAAAGAGAAAGGATCAAGCAAGCAGAAGAGAGAGAGCAACAACGACAAGAAATTCGAGATAGGGACATGCAAAGAGAAATGGAGAGAGAACGCCAGAGAGATAGACAGAAGGATAACACTTCAGTTAGCCGACAGGGAAGCGGAATTGGACTTGTTATCGGAACTCAACTAGCCAATCCAGATCCT AACTCACTGGATGAAatggagaagaagaaagaacgaaTAATGCTGCTGTCATTGCAACGGCGACAACAGCAGGAAGAAttgaaggagaaaaaagaagctgAGGCGCAAACTCGCAAAGAacaagaaaagttgaaaatggaAGAAAGGGCACGTAAAAAGGAGGAAGAAAGACAGAAGAGAGCTGCGATTCTTGAACAATATAAGCTTAAAAAGGCGATTGAAGAAGCAGAGAAAGAG GGTAAAATCATTGACAAAGAACTCTTGAATGCGATAAAGCCAACAAAGCTACGTAACAAAACCACACCCAGTCGTCCTCGACCGAAAACAATTCATGTGGATGCGGGTGCTGATTTAGATTCTGGAACCTTGACGCCAAGCCGGGGGAAAAAAGGATCTTCATCTAATCTTAGCACTG TTTCTTCTGTAGATTCGCCAGATGATGGTAGAGGATCTTCGCCATGTCGTAGCGTTAATCAACTTGGTCGTCGTGGTTCTTATAAAACATCACGAG ATACGGACAGTGGGCTGGGCAGGGCGACACCTCCGAGACGCGCACCGAGTCCAGGAATGGGCAGTATGAGGCATCTACCGTCACCATCTGGCCCCGGATCACTTCCTCCAGGCCTTATGACAAAACGAAGGATGTTCGATGACGGAAGCAGTGATATTAGCAGTACTCCTAGTTCAATGATGGATTATAACG GTCCACGATTATACAAACAACCTACCACTAAGTCAAATAGAGGAATTATGTTGAATGCTGTAGAATACTGTGTATTCCCCGGAACAGTGAATAAAGAAGCTAAAAGGAGGGTACTGGATGAAATATCCAGATCGGAAAGCAAGCACTTTCTTATTCTCTTCAGAGATGCCGGTTGCCAATTCAGAGCTCTCTACTCGTACTGTCCTGACAAGGAAGAAGTTTCTAAACTTTACGGCACAGGACCAAAGCAGGTCAACGACAGAATGTTCGACAAGTTTTTCAA atacaACTCAGGTGGGAAGTGCTTTTCGCAGGTCCATACTAAGCATTTGACCGTAACTATTGACGCATTTACGATACACAACAGTTTGTGGCaaggaaaaaaagttaatcTTCCTAACAAGAAGGATATGGCACTTGTCATATAG
- the LOC107226190 gene encoding patronin isoform X10 produces MTKPSLANCDSVLCMCCVSSVSCVNWMWNAISRLFTPANNKSLSFEEDTLSVKSDSKSECAASASASASVPVADISVDVFDTMDRNIGEDRRKGSGGISGEQRHATGDSEHASDTSETRLAKQRASVKWLLSKAYNNNVPDNLREPYYRDHEDQEHLKPQIVHSLSNAELYCLALANIYSDPNYHNQNHLGILQALARKGVFVSEPNNTQLTETILIQNSPLKMSAHMAVIEGLMVLYAKEVVTGDCVVATIRRFNPQSNLEVPTDHERGLLLWISEATRALVAKIKLEEGAGDRSRLPDLPSATDFQSLCDGVGLAAVVAFYCPEELNWKDIRISKRLSVADALHNLLLVQTFCARCLPYSIFHMQNEDVTYMRGSMKQNLIVFLADLYNVLEIHPVKSVRYPGDERDSQYSNVCPRNSHGVAHKRSLPQSIAPIPDLRSNLSVSAPGFTVMKTPSSSSVKKSQSLQQAMENQSHEDRRAGSEDSFVVHRGKGVPTLSSVTDEKLAARAEAAGRPSNWEDQRRSSYAGRRSRRNSVTDDSQLTIENFGGSQDNLHNFGRNPDKEVGGHVGRHNVAEPTLPARSSVQDVYGSGVQLILSDNGYSADEPPRLKRQASNSSLNNVTLKNILHSNENDSNVDSNSSKLASFAQLGRQSSDKVINFTYSNQEKDDNLLKKAGIVAKKQVQNNGSTSGEKKTTFAALPNTTTWQQQSNQHMQQAETNTTDENGGNTVMASQLNNIRMKLEEKRRHIENEKRKMEVVMSKQRQKVGKAAFLQAVTKGKVKSPSSSTSGGESPVESVPPSSITSGNVGFIPASSTETHLVSNHPPQDKPQRPFSLKEISEDVRDVEHKWLEQDGSAPFIETRRTPDIENMDIDQYHESISQMNSSLSEIQADIQRLANQQNQIQQQHLMSQHQQQMQQQLQQLKSLSQQHMQNYAIPPMNSIPTRIQDPQQSQFYLHDHAQSQRRTWGQPLPPESLANEMAAAGYQQPVELRYSPQPAAYQQDSRLYQDTRTWAAPPSQPKGFVLHEIAPDQRYLNGGDHSLCNNQMNRSGSTYPTPATLFNTMPPSSASPQHRNAVHRISQLMGESPEQKRPTVHHIPITCESPTEKRQAPVLHTPVPAPSVDDMEPQNISFIGNDDDLSHGIRGLNITSGSRTYRKPSPTRPSISRNSFQPHSSLRESASPPCATPEVSAFDTTDPGEKGFYISFDNDAPKKPKPALGQKRTSPKKERTVSSYIEQEDFTVRPESPPASAAERQRQLEAQRDLERERIKQAEEREQQRQEIRDRDMQREMERERQRDRQKDNTSVSRQGSGIGLVIGTQLANPDPNSLDEMEKKKERIMLLSLQRRQQQEELKEKKEAEAQTRKEQEKLKMEERARKKEEERQKRAAILEQYKLKKAIEEAEKEGKIIDKELLNAIKPTKLRNKTTPSRPRPKTIHVDAGADLDSGTLTPSRGKKGSSSNLSTVSSVDSPDDGRGSSPCRSVNQLGRRGSYKTSRGSSSDQDSMMYRYTDTDSGLGRATPPRRAPSPGMGSMRHLPSPSGPGSLPPGLMTKRRMFDDGSSDISSTPSSMMDYNGPRLYKQPTTKSNRGIMLNAVEYCVFPGTVNKEAKRRVLDEISRSESKHFLILFRDAGCQFRALYSYCPDKEEVSKLYGTGPKQVNDRMFDKFFKYNSGGKCFSQVHTKHLTVTIDAFTIHNSLWQGKKVNLPNKKDMALVI; encoded by the exons GCCAAACAGCGTGCCTCCGTGAAGTGGCTGCTTTCCAAGGCTTACAACAACAACGTGCCGGACAATCTACGAGAGCCGTACTATCGTGATCACGAG GATCAGGAACATTTGAAGCCACAGATAGTCCACTCGCTTTCCAATGCAGAGCTCTACTGTTTGGCGTTGGCCAATATCTACTCGGATCCAAATTACCACAATCAAAACCACCTCGGAATTCTTCAAGCCCTTGCAAGAAAAGGTGTCTTTGTTTCCGAACCGAACAACACTCAGCTGACCGAAACTATCCTTATACAAAATTCACCACTTAAAATG tcggCGCATATGGCTGTGATAGAAGGTTTGATGGTGCTTTATGCAAAGGAAGTAGTTACGGGAGACTGTGTCGTAGCTACAATTAGACGATTTAACCCACAAAGTAACCTGGAAGTGCCGACTGACCATGAGCGAGGACTTCTTCTGTGGATCAGCGAAGCCACTCGGGCTCTAGTTGCCAAGATAAAACTGGAAGAAGGTGCTGGGGATAGATCCCGACTGCCCGACTTACCCTCTGCCACTGATTTCCAGTCTCTGTGCGATGGTGTTGGCCTTGCTGCTGTAGTCGCATTTTACTGCCCAGAAGAGTTGAATTGGAAAGATATTCGGATATCTAAAAGGTTATCCGTCGCTGATGCTCTACACAATTTATTGCTGGTCCAAACGTTTTGTGCCAGATGCTTACCGTACTCTATTTTTCATATGCAAAATGAAGATGTCACCTACATGCGAGG ATctatgaaacaaaatttgattgtTTTCCTGGCCGACCTGTACAATGTGTTAGAAATTCATCCAGTCAAATCAGTTCGTTATCCAGGCGATGAAAGGGATTCGCAATATTCGAACG TTTGCCCACGCAATAGCCACGGTGTAGCTCATAAGCGCAGCCTGCCTCAGTCTATAGCTCCGATACCTGACCTACGAAGCAACCTCTCCGTATCCGCTCCAGGCTTCACAG TAATGAAAACACCGTCCTCAAGTTCtgttaaaaaatcacaatcGTTACAACAGGCGATGGAAAATCAGTCGCACGAAGACAG GAGAGCAGGAAGCGAAGATAGTTTCGTCGTCCATAGAGGCAAAGGAGTGCCTACTCTGAGCTCCGTAACTGATGAAAAGCTCGCTGCTCGAGCAGAAGCTGCTGGTCGGCCAAGTAATTGGGAAGACCAGAGACGTAGTTCTTATGCAGGCAGGCGTTCGAGGAGAAATAGCGTTACTGATGACTCTCAACTTACAATTGAGAACTTCGGAGGATCTCAG GATAATTTGCACAATTTTGGACGAAATCCTGACAAGGAAGTTGGAGGGCACGTAGGACGCCATAACGTTGCTGAGCCAACTCTTCCTGCCCGATCGAGTGTTCAAGATGTTTATGGCAGTGGTGTGCAACTGATTCTATCAGACAATGGTTATAGTGCAGACGAGCCACCCAGGCTCAAGCGACAAGCATCTAATTCGAGTCTAAACAATGTTACACTAAAAAATATCCTACATTCCAATGAAAATGATAGTAATGTGGACAGTAACAGTTCGAAATTAGCCAGCTTTGCTCAGCTCGGTAGACAGAGCTCTGACAAGGTTATCAATTTCACTTATTCCAATCAAGAGAAAGACGACAACCTTTTGAAAAAAGCTGGCATAGTAGCAAAAAAACAAGTTCAAAATAATGGCAGCACATCGGGCGAAAAAAAGACAACATTCGCCGCACTCCCAAATACGACTACGTGGCAACAACAGAGCAACCAGCACATGCAACAAGCCGAGACTAATACTACtg ATGAAAATGGAGGTAATACAGTCATGGCATCACAGTTGAATAACATCAGGatgaaacttgaagaaaaacgacGTCACATAGAAAACGAAAAGCGAAAAATGGAGGTTGTCATGTCTAAGCAGCGGCAAAAAGTTGGCAAAGCTGCATTTTTGCAAGCAGTTACCAAG GGTAAGGTAAAATCCCCTTCATCGTCAACATCAGGGGGTGAAAGCCCTGTGGAATCTGTACCCCCCAGCTCCATTACTTCTGGAAATGTAGGGTTCATCCCTGCAAGTAGTACAGAGACACATCTCGTATCCAACCATCCCCCTCAAGATAAACCACAACGGCCCTTTTCGCTCAAG GAAATCAGTGAAGATGTGCGAGATGTGGAACATAAATGGCTTGAGCAGGATGGCAGTGCACCTTTTATCGAAACACGACGCACACCAGACATTGAGAATATGGACATAGATCAGTACCATGAGTCTATATCACA aATGAATAGCAGTCTTAGCGAAATTCAAGCAGATATACAGCGGCTAGCCAATcaacaaaatcaaattcaacAACAACATTTAATGAGCCAACATCAGCAGCAGATGCAGCAACAACTACAGCAATTAAAGAGTTTAAGCCAGCAACATATGCAG AATTATGCCATACCACCAATGAATTCAATACCAACGAGAATTCAGGACCCTCAACAGTCACAGTTCTACTTACATGATCATGCGCAATCTCAGCGACGAACATGGGGTCAACCGTTACCACCTGAAAGCTTAGCGAACGAAATGGCTGCGGCAGGTTATCAGCAGCCAGTTGAACTTCGATATAGTCCACAGCCTGCAG CTTACCAGCAGGACTCACGACTGTATCAAGATACGAGGACATGGGCTGCGCCTCCTTCTCAGCCAAAAGGATTCGTACTACATGAAATAGCACCGGATCAGAGATATCTCAATGGTGGCGATCATAGTCTTTGTAACAACCAAATGAATCGTTCAGGTTCTACTTACCCTACACCTGCCACACTGTTCAATACAATGCCACCATCATCTGCCAGTCCTCAACATCGAAATGCG GTGCACAGAATTAGTCAGCTAATGGGTGAAAGCCCAGAACAAAAAAGACCTACGGTCCACCATATACCCATAACATGCGAAAGTCCCACGGAGAAACGCCAAGCACCTGTACTGCACACTCCTGTCCCTGCGCCATCAGTTGATGATATGGAGCCTcaaaatatttcgtttattG GAAACGATGACGATCTCTCACACGGAATTCGTGGCTTGAATATCACATCAGGCAGTAGAACGTACAGAAAACCCTCACCCACGAGACCTTCGATATCTAGAAACTCTTTTCAACCGCATTCGTCGCTACGAGAATCAGCGTCTCCGCCATGTGCAACGCCCGAAGTGTCAGCATTTGATACCACAGATCCTGGAGAGAAGGGATTCTACATATCATTCGATAACGACGCACCCAAAAAGCCTAAGCCAGCACTTGGGCAAAAAAGAACGTCTCCGAAGAAG GAAAGGACCGTTTCTTCCTATATCGAGCAAGAAGATTTTACCGTTAGACCTGAATCTCCACCAGCCAGTGCTGCAGAAAGGCAGCGGCAGCTTGAGGCTCAAAGAGATTTGGAAAGAGAAAGGATCAAGCAAGCAGAAGAGAGAGAGCAACAACGACAAGAAATTCGAGATAGGGACATGCAAAGAGAAATGGAGAGAGAACGCCAGAGAGATAGACAGAAGGATAACACTTCAGTTAGCCGACAGGGAAGCGGAATTGGACTTGTTATCGGAACTCAACTAGCCAATCCAGATCCT AACTCACTGGATGAAatggagaagaagaaagaacgaaTAATGCTGCTGTCATTGCAACGGCGACAACAGCAGGAAGAAttgaaggagaaaaaagaagctgAGGCGCAAACTCGCAAAGAacaagaaaagttgaaaatggaAGAAAGGGCACGTAAAAAGGAGGAAGAAAGACAGAAGAGAGCTGCGATTCTTGAACAATATAAGCTTAAAAAGGCGATTGAAGAAGCAGAGAAAGAG GGTAAAATCATTGACAAAGAACTCTTGAATGCGATAAAGCCAACAAAGCTACGTAACAAAACCACACCCAGTCGTCCTCGACCGAAAACAATTCATGTGGATGCGGGTGCTGATTTAGATTCTGGAACCTTGACGCCAAGCCGGGGGAAAAAAGGATCTTCATCTAATCTTAGCACTG TTTCTTCTGTAGATTCGCCAGATGATGGTAGAGGATCTTCGCCATGTCGTAGCGTTAATCAACTTGGTCGTCGTGGTTCTTATAAAACATCACGAG GTTCGAGTAGTGATCAAGACAGTATGATGTATCGGTACACAGATACGGACAGTGGGCTGGGCAGGGCGACACCTCCGAGACGCGCACCGAGTCCAGGAATGGGCAGTATGAGGCATCTACCGTCACCATCTGGCCCCGGATCACTTCCTCCAGGCCTTATGACAAAACGAAGGATGTTCGATGACGGAAGCAGTGATATTAGCAGTACTCCTAGTTCAATGATGGATTATAACG GTCCACGATTATACAAACAACCTACCACTAAGTCAAATAGAGGAATTATGTTGAATGCTGTAGAATACTGTGTATTCCCCGGAACAGTGAATAAAGAAGCTAAAAGGAGGGTACTGGATGAAATATCCAGATCGGAAAGCAAGCACTTTCTTATTCTCTTCAGAGATGCCGGTTGCCAATTCAGAGCTCTCTACTCGTACTGTCCTGACAAGGAAGAAGTTTCTAAACTTTACGGCACAGGACCAAAGCAGGTCAACGACAGAATGTTCGACAAGTTTTTCAA atacaACTCAGGTGGGAAGTGCTTTTCGCAGGTCCATACTAAGCATTTGACCGTAACTATTGACGCATTTACGATACACAACAGTTTGTGGCaaggaaaaaaagttaatcTTCCTAACAAGAAGGATATGGCACTTGTCATATAG